Proteins from a single region of Punica granatum isolate Tunisia-2019 chromosome 8, ASM765513v2, whole genome shotgun sequence:
- the LOC116188036 gene encoding protein transport protein Sec61 subunit alpha-like, with protein sequence MGGGFRVLHLVRPFLSVLPEVQSADRKVPFREKVIYTVIALFIFLVCSQLPLYGIHSTTGADPFYWMRVILASNRGTVMELGITPIVTSGMVMQLLVGSKIIEVDNNVREDRALLNGAQKLLGILIAIGEAVAYVLSGMYGSVGQLGVGNAILIIAQLFFAGIIVICLDELLQKGYGLGSGISLFIATNICENIIWKAFSPTTINSGRGAEFEGAIIALFHLLITRTDKVRALREAFYRQNLPNVTNLLATVLIFGIVNYFQGFRVVLPVRSKNARGQQGSYPIKLFYTSNMPIILQSALVSNVYFISQLLYRKYSGNFLVNLLGKWKESEYSGGQYIPVGGIAYYITAPSSVADMVANPFHALFYIVFMLGACALFSKTWIEVSGSSARDVAKQLKEQQMVMPGHRDSNLYKELNRYIPTAAAFGGMCIGALTVLADLMGAIGSGTGILLAVTIIYQYFETFEKEKASELGFFGF encoded by the exons ATGGGAGGCGGATTTAGAGTGCTTCATCTCGTCAGGCCATTTCTTTCTGTCCTGCCTGAAGTTCAGAGTGCTGACAGGAAGGTGCCCTTCCGCGAGAAGGTCATCTACACCGTAATCGCGCTGTTCATTTTCTTGGTGTGCAGTCAGCTCCCTCTGTATGGCATACACTCCACAACTGGTGCAGATCCGTTCTACTGGATGAGGGTCATTCTCGCTTCCAACCGGGGGACGGTCATGGAGCTTGGTATCACTCCCATTGTGACATCTGGGATGGTCATGCAGCTCCTGGTCGGGTCAAAGATCATTGAAGTGGACAACAATGTCCGTGAGGATCGAGCACTTCT AAATGGAGCGCAGAAATTGTTGGGCATTCTGATAGCCATCGGTGAGGCTGTGGCCTATGTTCTTTCAGGGATGTATGGAAGCGTCGGCCAACTTGGAGTTGGTAATGCCATTCTCATCATTGCTCAACTCTTCTTTGCGGGAATAATCGTCATATGCTTGGATGAACTACTCCAGAAAGGATATGGATTGGGCTCTGGCATTTCCCTTTTCATTGCAACCAATATTTG TGAGAACATCATTTGGAAGGCATTCAGCCCAACTACAATTAACAGTGGGCGAGGAGCCGAATTTGAAGGTGCAATCATTGCTCTATTCCATCTTCTGATTACCCGTACAGACAAGGTCCGTGCTCTACGGGAAGCATTTTACCGGCAAAATCTGCCGAATGTGACAAATCTTCTGGCAACGGTCCTTATCTTTGGAATTGTGAACTACTTCCAAGGATTCCGTGTAGTTTTGCCTGTGCGATCAAAGAATGCGCGAGGACAGCAGGGTTCATATCCAATCAAGCTCTTCTACACCTCTAACATGCCCATCATCTTGCAATCTGCACTTGTCTCGAATGTTTACTTCATTTCGCAG TTGTTATATCGGAAATATAGTGGAAACTTTCTTGTGAACCTCTTGGGTAAATGGAAGGAGTCTGAGTACTCAGGCGGTCAATATATCCCTGTTGGTGGCATTGCCTATTATATTACTGCACCATCAAG CGTAGCTGATATGGTTGCCAATCCATTCCATGCACTTTTCTATATTGTGTTTATGCTCGGCGCATGTGCTCTGTTCTCGAAAACATGGATTGAAGTTTCTGGATCTTCTGCCCGAGATGTTGCCAAGCAGCTCAAG GAACAACAAATGGTGATGCCGGGTCACCGAGACTCCAACCTGTACAAGGAGCTCAACCGCTACATCCCCACAGCTGCTGCATTTGGGGGAATGTGCATCGGCGCCCTGACTGTGTTGGCAGACTTAATGGGAGCAATTGGTTCAGGGACAGGAATCCTGCTCGCAGTCACAATTATCTATCAGTACTTTGAGACGTTTGAGAAGGAAAAAGCCAGCGAGCTCGGCTTCTTCGGTTTCTAG